A window of the Dissulfuribacter thermophilus genome harbors these coding sequences:
- a CDS encoding AlbA family DNA-binding domain-containing protein, whose translation MTISGLLKQSEGKTLEFKRDVSSPRNILKTVVAFANTAGGVLLIGVDNKTRKPVGIADPLEEEERLCNLIADAVMPRLVPNVEITTVEGKTLLLVEVFLSSLRPHWLKSEGPEKGVYVRLGSTNRQADRELIAELRRSVEGVSFDEMPMPDLSIDDLDLDAAQRAFFGERELNEQALLTLKLLVRDQGKTVPSKGGMLLFGHNRTFHFPDCWVQCGRFIGTDKARIFDHIEIDEPLPQSVDSIMLFLKKHAMRGADFSEVRRRDVWSIPLEPLREAVINALVHADWSQRGGPVRVAFFDDRIEVENPGILPPGITVEDMKQGVSKIRNPVIARVFRELRLIEQWGSGVPRIFRETKESGFPEPSIVELGLRVRFIFPLAKKIVVEEQLEFQTGSPTQSPTQSTDPVIRLLSALVDGPLSSGELRKRLNLKHRPTFRENYLHPALEKGYIEMTIPEKPSSRLQKYRLTEKGKRAIRKGEVE comes from the coding sequence ATGACCATCTCCGGACTGCTCAAGCAAAGCGAGGGTAAGACCCTGGAGTTCAAGCGGGATGTCTCCTCTCCCCGGAATATCCTTAAAACCGTTGTCGCTTTCGCCAATACCGCGGGCGGAGTCCTTCTTATTGGCGTGGATAATAAAACTCGGAAGCCAGTTGGCATTGCCGATCCGTTGGAAGAAGAAGAGCGCCTTTGCAACCTGATCGCCGACGCCGTCATGCCCCGACTGGTACCGAACGTGGAAATAACGACCGTCGAGGGCAAGACGCTGTTGTTGGTAGAGGTCTTCCTGAGCAGCCTGCGTCCTCACTGGCTAAAATCCGAGGGACCAGAAAAAGGCGTGTACGTTCGTCTGGGTTCTACCAACCGCCAGGCTGACCGGGAACTGATCGCTGAACTCAGGCGCTCCGTGGAAGGTGTCTCGTTCGACGAGATGCCCATGCCGGACCTTTCCATCGACGACCTCGACCTCGACGCAGCACAGCGCGCATTTTTCGGGGAACGCGAACTCAACGAACAGGCGTTACTCACACTAAAATTGCTTGTAAGAGACCAGGGGAAGACCGTTCCATCCAAGGGAGGAATGCTGCTTTTCGGCCATAACCGCACCTTTCATTTTCCTGACTGCTGGGTTCAGTGCGGCCGCTTTATCGGCACTGACAAGGCCCGGATATTCGACCACATCGAGATTGATGAACCGCTTCCTCAATCCGTGGATAGCATCATGCTATTTTTGAAGAAACACGCTATGCGCGGGGCAGATTTCTCGGAGGTGCGACGCCGGGACGTTTGGAGCATTCCGCTCGAGCCCTTACGCGAGGCGGTGATAAATGCTCTTGTGCATGCAGACTGGTCCCAACGGGGAGGTCCTGTCCGCGTAGCCTTTTTCGACGACCGAATAGAAGTTGAGAATCCGGGTATCCTACCACCAGGTATCACAGTTGAGGATATGAAGCAGGGCGTATCCAAGATCCGCAACCCGGTGATCGCGAGAGTCTTCCGGGAATTGAGACTGATCGAGCAATGGGGAAGCGGCGTGCCGCGAATCTTCCGCGAAACTAAGGAAAGTGGCTTTCCCGAGCCTTCTATAGTTGAACTGGGCCTGCGGGTGCGTTTCATATTCCCCCTGGCTAAGAAGATTGTGGTTGAGGAACAGCTAGAGTTCCAGACTGGATCGCCGACCCAGTCACCGACCCAGTCAACCGACCCAGTCATCAGGCTTTTGAGCGCACTGGTTGACGGCCCGCTTTCATCCGGGGAGTTGAGAAAACGGTTGAATTTGAAGCACCGGCCGACCTTCAGGGAAAACTATCTGCACCCTGCCCTTGAGAAGGGATATATCGAGATGACCATCCCTGAGAAGCCAAGTAGCCGGCTCCAGAAGTACAGGTTGACGGAGAAGGGGAAGCGGGCAATCCGGAAGGGGGAGGTAGAGTGA
- a CDS encoding N-6 DNA methylase: protein MAQLEHIEAIEKRLWNAADTLRANSTYASNEYFLPVMGLIFLRHAYSRYLAVKDEIEANLPKRCGKTRPLTKEDFSQKSAIYLQPKAQFDYLVSLPDTEDRAKAIIEAMESIEADYESLRGVLPKSEYQELDNDVLGQLLRTLNPDELKKVSGDVFGRIYEYFLTQFADQKAHDGGEFFTPVSLVSLIANVIEPERGIVFDPACGSGGMFVQSARFVERLHQNPANKLTFFGLEKNATTIRLAKMNLAVHGLEGDIQKAITYYEDPHELLGKADFVMANPPFNVDEIDADKVKNDPRLPFGLPGVNKKGKVTNGNYIWISYFYSYLNEKGRAGFVMSSQASSAGGGEAKVRQKLIETGAVDIMIAIRSNFFYTRTVPCELWFLNRSKPKEHRNKVLMIDARNIYRKVTRKIYDFSPEQQQNILAIVWLYRGQKDRFLKLVHDYCARMLEEASGCFKKIDDEGNITEPLPAFCAAIDTLLDTIKPFFDTLPDETTLTDTLSELNKTSDTFTADVEAFKKALADEQAAWKKQKNTNGALRKAVNRLASLADTSRNLVKQADLLYKLACRVIETCENEYHANASDTWSKRHVARARKAADEARQAAVAQLKQVRYFWRQAHWLTERFPEAKLRDVEGLVKLVDIAEIEANDWSLTPGRYVGVAPEEEDEDFDFEEALREIHMELEELNAEAIQLAEKIRKNFVELGI from the coding sequence ATGGCCCAACTTGAACATATCGAAGCTATTGAAAAGCGGCTTTGGAACGCGGCGGACACGTTGCGGGCGAACTCTACTTACGCTAGCAATGAATATTTCTTGCCTGTGATGGGCCTTATCTTCCTGCGCCACGCCTACAGCCGTTATCTTGCCGTCAAAGATGAGATCGAAGCCAACCTACCAAAGCGCTGTGGCAAAACTCGGCCACTTACCAAGGAGGATTTTTCTCAAAAGAGTGCCATCTATCTACAACCCAAGGCCCAATTTGACTATCTGGTTTCCCTGCCAGACACTGAAGACCGCGCCAAGGCCATCATTGAAGCCATGGAGTCTATCGAGGCCGATTACGAAAGCTTACGCGGTGTCTTGCCCAAGAGCGAATACCAGGAACTGGATAATGATGTACTCGGGCAACTCCTACGCACGCTCAATCCTGACGAACTAAAGAAAGTATCTGGCGACGTCTTTGGCCGTATCTACGAATACTTCCTTACCCAGTTCGCCGACCAGAAGGCTCACGATGGAGGTGAATTTTTCACGCCAGTCTCGCTGGTCTCGCTGATCGCCAATGTTATTGAACCAGAACGCGGCATAGTATTCGATCCGGCTTGTGGCTCAGGCGGCATGTTCGTCCAAAGCGCCCGCTTCGTCGAGCGATTGCATCAGAACCCGGCGAATAAACTTACGTTTTTCGGTCTTGAGAAAAACGCGACTACCATCCGGCTCGCTAAGATGAACCTTGCTGTTCATGGCCTTGAGGGCGATATCCAGAAGGCTATCACATACTACGAAGATCCCCATGAGCTTCTCGGTAAGGCAGATTTCGTGATGGCCAACCCCCCGTTCAACGTGGATGAAATCGACGCTGACAAAGTAAAAAACGACCCGCGTTTGCCGTTTGGCCTGCCAGGGGTGAACAAAAAAGGCAAGGTCACTAATGGCAACTACATTTGGATCAGCTACTTCTACAGTTACCTAAATGAAAAGGGCCGCGCCGGATTTGTCATGTCATCCCAAGCATCCAGCGCCGGAGGCGGTGAGGCAAAGGTCCGCCAGAAACTCATCGAGACTGGCGCTGTGGACATCATGATTGCCATCCGCTCCAACTTTTTCTACACGCGCACCGTGCCGTGTGAGTTGTGGTTCCTAAACCGGTCCAAACCAAAAGAACATCGCAACAAGGTGCTGATGATCGACGCCCGGAACATCTACCGTAAGGTTACCCGCAAGATCTACGACTTCAGCCCTGAACAGCAACAGAACATCTTGGCTATTGTTTGGCTCTATCGGGGCCAGAAGGACCGCTTTCTCAAACTTGTGCATGACTATTGCGCGCGCATGTTGGAGGAAGCCTCGGGTTGTTTCAAAAAAATTGATGACGAGGGAAACATAACGGAGCCATTGCCGGCGTTTTGCGCCGCGATAGACACGTTGCTTGATACAATTAAGCCTTTTTTTGATACCCTGCCTGATGAGACGACGCTCACAGATACCTTGAGCGAACTGAACAAGACGAGTGACACCTTCACCGCAGACGTCGAAGCCTTCAAAAAGGCATTGGCCGACGAACAGGCCGCCTGGAAGAAGCAAAAAAATACCAATGGCGCGCTCAGAAAGGCTGTGAACCGCCTCGCCTCCCTGGCCGACACGAGCCGAAATCTCGTGAAACAAGCGGATCTGCTTTACAAGCTCGCCTGCCGGGTGATCGAGACCTGCGAGAACGAATACCACGCTAATGCCAGTGACACCTGGTCAAAAAGACACGTCGCCCGTGCCCGTAAGGCCGCTGACGAGGCCCGGCAAGCAGCCGTAGCGCAACTCAAGCAGGTCCGTTACTTCTGGAGACAGGCCCACTGGCTTACAGAGCGCTTCCCTGAGGCAAAACTCCGCGATGTAGAGGGGCTGGTCAAGTTGGTCGATATCGCCGAGATTGAGGCCAACGACTGGAGCCTCACGCCGGGCCGCTATGTCGGGGTCGCCCCAGAAGAAGAGGACGAAGACTTCGATTTCGAGGAGGCCCTGCGGGAGATACACATGGAACTGGAAGAGCTAAACGCCGAGGCCATTCAACTGGCCGAGAAGATCAGGAAGAACTTCGTGGAGTTGGGTATATGA
- the topA gene encoding type I DNA topoisomerase — protein sequence MKRGLVIVESPTKAKTLSRYLGKDYEVKASVGHIKDLPKKELGVDIDNGFAPKYEIIRGKGKILKELKQAASKVTDIYLAPDPDREGEAIAWHIAEELKKARGEKRSFHRVLFKELTAKGIKEAMASPVELDDKKYESQKARRVLDRLVGYEVSPLLWQKVKSGLSAGRVQSVALRLICEREKEIRAFTPEEYWTVTANLKASDASKVVQGRVVEYKGEKLKIKDETACQKVLSDLKGATFKVEKVKKKEIKKNSPPPFITSTLQQEASRRLKFPAKKTMQIAQRLYEGVDIGEEGPVGLITYMRTDSTRVSEEAVNSAKAYLEHKFGKDFVVQGARKFKKGKLAQDAHEAIRPTSVERSPEAVKGYLTEDELKLYELIWKRFMASQMAPAVFDQTQIKISGGDYILRASGTVMKFPGFTVLYKEEAEDQSTEEQLPVLREGEILELLELEPKQHFTQPPPRYTEASLIKALEEKGIGRPSTYATILSNIRQRDYVRMEKRHFVPTELGMIVTDLLVKHFPKVFEIDFTAEMEEGLDKVETGEATYLDLLKGFYGPFKESLIRAKKEMRSLKAQGIETDIECPECGSLLVIRYGKSGEFIACSRYPDCTFSSDFERDEKGNIKLIEKKLESVRECPRCGRPMVLKRGRYGEFLACSGYPACETTLPVPIGVKCPEEGCEGEIVKRYSRGGKLFYGCDKYPKCNFATWDEPVAEKCPECGGEIMVKKGKVLKCLNKKCNANFPLKSS from the coding sequence ATGAAAAGAGGACTCGTCATAGTTGAATCTCCCACAAAGGCTAAGACCTTATCACGTTATCTTGGGAAGGATTATGAGGTAAAGGCATCGGTGGGGCATATAAAGGACCTTCCCAAAAAGGAACTAGGCGTAGACATAGATAACGGCTTTGCCCCAAAGTACGAAATAATCAGGGGAAAAGGGAAGATTCTCAAGGAATTAAAACAAGCTGCCTCCAAGGTCACCGATATTTATCTGGCCCCAGACCCAGACAGGGAAGGAGAGGCTATTGCCTGGCATATTGCAGAGGAGCTGAAAAAGGCAAGGGGAGAAAAGAGGAGTTTTCACAGGGTGTTATTTAAGGAGTTGACAGCCAAGGGCATTAAAGAGGCAATGGCGAGTCCTGTAGAGCTAGATGACAAAAAGTATGAGAGCCAGAAGGCCAGACGAGTCCTGGACAGACTCGTAGGCTATGAGGTCTCTCCGCTCCTATGGCAAAAGGTAAAGAGCGGTCTGTCTGCAGGAAGGGTACAGTCCGTAGCTTTAAGGCTGATATGCGAAAGGGAAAAGGAGATTAGGGCCTTTACTCCAGAAGAGTATTGGACCGTAACTGCAAATCTGAAGGCCTCTGATGCCTCGAAGGTCGTTCAAGGGCGCGTAGTTGAATACAAGGGCGAGAAGTTAAAGATTAAAGATGAGACCGCCTGCCAAAAGGTACTCAGTGATCTCAAGGGGGCAACCTTTAAGGTTGAAAAGGTAAAAAAGAAAGAGATTAAGAAAAATTCACCTCCTCCCTTTATTACCAGTACACTTCAACAAGAAGCGTCCAGACGCCTTAAGTTTCCTGCGAAAAAGACCATGCAAATTGCACAGAGGCTCTACGAAGGTGTGGATATAGGAGAAGAAGGTCCAGTTGGACTTATTACGTATATGAGGACGGACTCGACACGGGTATCTGAAGAGGCAGTGAATTCAGCAAAGGCATACCTTGAGCACAAATTTGGTAAGGATTTCGTAGTACAGGGAGCGAGGAAATTCAAAAAGGGAAAGCTTGCTCAGGATGCCCATGAGGCCATTCGCCCAACGTCTGTGGAGCGTAGCCCTGAGGCTGTGAAGGGCTATTTGACAGAAGATGAGTTAAAACTCTATGAACTCATATGGAAACGATTTATGGCCTCTCAGATGGCCCCTGCCGTCTTTGACCAGACACAGATCAAAATTTCAGGTGGAGATTATATTTTGAGGGCATCTGGTACTGTAATGAAGTTCCCAGGTTTCACAGTCCTTTATAAAGAGGAGGCTGAAGACCAGAGTACAGAAGAGCAGCTACCTGTGCTTAGAGAGGGAGAGATTCTCGAGCTATTGGAGCTTGAACCCAAACAACATTTTACTCAGCCTCCACCCCGTTATACTGAAGCAAGTCTTATAAAGGCCCTTGAAGAAAAGGGTATAGGAAGACCGAGTACCTACGCAACTATCCTCTCAAATATACGGCAAAGGGATTATGTGCGCATGGAGAAGCGCCATTTTGTGCCAACAGAATTGGGCATGATTGTTACGGACCTTCTAGTAAAGCATTTCCCAAAGGTCTTTGAGATAGACTTTACCGCAGAGATGGAGGAAGGGCTCGATAAAGTCGAGACAGGTGAGGCTACATATTTAGATCTACTAAAGGGTTTTTATGGTCCTTTCAAGGAAAGTTTGATTCGAGCTAAGAAGGAAATGAGATCCCTCAAGGCTCAGGGCATCGAAACAGATATTGAGTGCCCGGAATGCGGCTCATTACTTGTGATACGGTATGGTAAAAGCGGAGAATTTATAGCGTGCTCAAGGTATCCTGACTGTACCTTTAGCTCAGATTTCGAGCGGGATGAAAAGGGCAATATAAAATTGATTGAAAAAAAACTGGAAAGTGTGAGGGAGTGTCCGAGATGCGGTAGACCCATGGTACTTAAGCGCGGACGATATGGTGAATTCCTAGCATGTTCAGGATACCCAGCCTGTGAAACAACGCTTCCAGTGCCAATCGGGGTAAAATGCCCAGAGGAAGGATGCGAAGGGGAGATAGTCAAACGTTATTCACGAGGTGGAAAGCTTTTTTATGGTTGTGACAAATATCCCAAATGTAATTTCGCCACTTGGGACGAACCTGTGGCTGAAAAATGTCCGGAGTGTGGAGGGGAAATAATGGTAAAGAAGGGTAAGGTCCTGAAATGTTTGAATAAAAAATGTAATGCAAATTTCCCCTTGAAATCTTCTTAA
- the dprA gene encoding DNA-processing protein DprA, whose amino-acid sequence MEESKRFILALMTIRGMGPVTIGRLMAHFKGAERVLSARSSELEAISWLNSSTREALIKGPDRERLLECEKALEKVKAWTLAKGEGEYPHLLAEIYNPPVLLFGIGEKRVLNGPNVAIVGSRRATRYGQEAAQKIARGLAQSGVTVVSGMAMGIDTFAHRGAIEAGGKTVAVLGSGIDVPYPLRNRRLMQDIVKNGAVITEFLPGTPPEPKNFPQRNRIISGISLGVVVVEAGLRSGSLITASLALEQGREVMAVPGSVRSNVSRGTHWLIKQGATLVETAEDVLEALGLDKHSVENKSEIKVHLDDIQKQRVLDCIGPYPIHIDEICQKTGIGPGPLGSILLELELDGFVVALPGKYFQIGEKLNP is encoded by the coding sequence ATGGAAGAATCTAAGAGATTCATATTGGCCTTAATGACAATAAGAGGGATGGGGCCTGTGACTATTGGACGGCTTATGGCCCATTTTAAAGGGGCTGAGAGGGTTCTGAGTGCCAGGAGCTCAGAGTTGGAGGCTATTTCATGGCTTAACAGTTCCACTAGAGAGGCCTTAATCAAAGGACCAGATCGGGAAAGACTTTTAGAGTGTGAAAAGGCCCTTGAAAAGGTAAAGGCATGGACCCTTGCCAAAGGTGAAGGAGAATATCCTCATCTTCTTGCTGAGATCTACAATCCCCCTGTGCTGTTGTTTGGCATTGGGGAAAAACGAGTTCTTAATGGGCCCAACGTTGCCATAGTTGGTTCAAGGAGGGCCACTAGATATGGACAAGAGGCGGCACAGAAGATTGCAAGGGGACTTGCCCAAAGCGGAGTGACTGTTGTTTCTGGAATGGCGATGGGGATTGATACCTTTGCCCATAGAGGAGCCATAGAGGCCGGGGGCAAGACCGTAGCGGTCCTAGGCTCTGGTATAGACGTTCCATATCCCCTGAGAAATAGGCGCCTTATGCAGGATATAGTAAAAAATGGGGCAGTTATAACAGAGTTTTTGCCTGGAACTCCTCCAGAACCCAAGAATTTCCCCCAGAGAAATCGTATAATAAGTGGGATATCTCTTGGGGTAGTGGTTGTTGAGGCAGGACTTCGTTCTGGCTCTCTAATAACTGCTTCTCTTGCTCTTGAACAGGGACGTGAGGTCATGGCAGTGCCAGGTAGTGTACGTTCCAATGTGAGTCGGGGTACTCATTGGTTGATAAAACAGGGTGCAACTCTTGTGGAGACTGCCGAAGATGTATTAGAGGCTTTGGGTTTAGATAAACATAGTGTTGAAAATAAGAGTGAAATAAAGGTCCATCTTGATGATATACAAAAACAAAGAGTTTTAGACTGTATAGGGCCATATCCTATTCACATTGATGAGATTTGTCAAAAGACTGGTATAGGGCCTGGCCCCTTGGGCTCCATATTGCTTGAGCTTGAACTTGATGGCTTTGTTGTGGCTCTGCCGGGAAAATATTTTCAGATAGGAGAGAAGCTAAATCCATGA
- a CDS encoding YchE family NAAT transporter, translating to MEPYVDYFKVFAGLISIVNPIGAIPVFVSLTVDEKADSRKKIAKITAFTTFLVLLVSTFLGEPILSFFGISIASFRVGGGILILLMAISMMHARISHAKHSPEEAKEAVQKESVAVVPLAIPFLAGPGAISSVILYAHQLPGLHQKLILCVIIAVVGLSIWIALRLSEPISARLGATGINIIVRLMGLILASIAVEFMAKGLQDLFPTLKGP from the coding sequence ATGGAGCCTTATGTAGACTACTTCAAAGTTTTTGCTGGTCTTATCTCTATTGTAAATCCAATCGGGGCCATCCCTGTATTCGTCAGTCTCACTGTCGACGAAAAAGCAGATTCCAGGAAAAAGATAGCAAAGATTACTGCATTCACCACGTTTTTGGTGTTGTTGGTGTCGACCTTCTTAGGTGAGCCTATACTTTCCTTCTTTGGTATTAGTATAGCTTCGTTCAGGGTTGGGGGTGGCATATTAATTCTATTAATGGCCATTTCCATGATGCATGCACGTATAAGTCATGCAAAACACAGCCCAGAAGAGGCAAAAGAGGCGGTTCAAAAGGAATCCGTCGCTGTTGTCCCCCTGGCCATTCCATTTCTAGCAGGCCCTGGTGCCATAAGTTCTGTGATACTTTATGCACATCAGCTCCCAGGACTTCATCAAAAGTTGATTTTATGTGTCATAATAGCCGTGGTGGGGTTAAGCATTTGGATTGCTCTAAGGCTCTCAGAGCCTATCTCTGCGAGGTTGGGGGCTACAGGCATTAACATTATTGTAAGGCTCATGGGGCTTATTCTTGCAAGTATAGCAGTAGAATTTATGGCAAAGGGGTTACAGGATCTCTTCCCCACATTAAAAGGACCCTAA
- a CDS encoding GGDEF domain-containing protein: protein MAKSRPLELKDCLYSYQDISEVARQALKNIVSQGRAPIPPIYEEEFFNQAQALGLNDLVERLMARIPAGQVATILVHSLEKMVHRIDGDLESFGKDLDSHTTAIKEGRGRIFDKNGSSLETIKVALDEILKANLKMSVQLEKTREQLREREKQVNKLKQRTRVDILTGALNRGAMEEDLPLEFARSRRYKRPFSIVMADIDHFKKINDSYGHAIGDEVLKSFSRLIMSQIRDVDALYRYGGEEFLILLRDTSLEGACIAAERIRETIERHILRRKDDPSIEIRITSSFGVSSWKESDSSYNEVVDRADKALYYAKKAGRNQVASSE from the coding sequence ATGGCAAAAAGTAGGCCTTTAGAATTAAAGGATTGCCTTTATTCCTATCAGGACATCTCTGAGGTGGCGAGGCAGGCCTTAAAAAATATAGTCAGCCAAGGAAGAGCGCCTATCCCTCCAATTTACGAAGAAGAATTCTTTAATCAGGCTCAGGCCCTTGGGCTCAATGACCTGGTGGAAAGGTTGATGGCCCGCATCCCAGCAGGTCAAGTTGCCACTATTTTGGTGCACAGTCTTGAGAAGATGGTGCACAGGATCGATGGGGATCTTGAATCTTTTGGAAAAGATCTCGATTCTCACACAACAGCAATAAAGGAAGGGAGGGGAAGAATCTTCGATAAAAACGGCTCTAGTCTTGAAACCATAAAGGTGGCCCTAGATGAAATTTTAAAGGCCAATCTGAAGATGAGCGTTCAGCTCGAAAAGACCAGAGAACAGTTAAGAGAGAGAGAAAAACAGGTTAATAAATTAAAACAGAGGACTAGGGTCGATATCCTTACAGGGGCCTTGAATCGCGGTGCAATGGAGGAAGACTTACCACTGGAATTTGCCAGGAGTCGCAGATACAAACGTCCTTTCTCCATTGTAATGGCAGATATTGATCACTTTAAGAAGATAAATGATAGTTACGGCCATGCGATTGGGGACGAGGTATTAAAAAGTTTTAGTAGGTTGATAATGAGTCAGATAAGGGATGTAGATGCGCTTTATAGATACGGAGGAGAGGAGTTTTTGATCCTGTTGAGGGATACGTCTCTTGAAGGCGCCTGTATTGCAGCAGAAAGGATTAGAGAGACGATTGAAAGACACATCCTGAGAAGAAAAGATGATCCAAGTATAGAGATTAGGATTACATCATCTTTTGGTGTGTCTTCTTGGAAAGAATCTGATAGTTCATATAATGAGGTAGTGGATAGGGCGGATAAGGCACTGTATTATGCAAAAAAGGCCGGGCGAAACCAGGTTGCATCCAGTGAGTGA
- the thiC gene encoding phosphomethylpyrimidine synthase ThiC, whose translation MINQLEAAEKGVITPEMEEVARQEGISADVVLERVKEGQIVILKGRRNDERVVGIGLGLRTKINASIGTSTDICDLEHEKRKARVAEKTGADTLMELSAAGDLDEIRNAVLNEVSIPVGNVPLYQAFCETIKKYKDPSKMDPEYLFDLIERQCEDGIAFMAIHCGINLFTIERMKHQGYRYGGLCSKGGTLMIQWMMRNNRENPLFEQFERVCDILKKYDTVLSLGNGIRAGAIHDSLDRAQMAELVLNCELAERARERGCQAMVEGPGHVPLDEIEANIVLQKKMSNNAPYYMLGPLPCDIGAGWDHVTAAIGAAQSSMYGADLICYITPAEHLALPDEKDVEIGVKVARLAAHIGDCVKLKGRADIPDKEISKARRQFKWKDQFDKMLFPEDAKKILESRRSLTSKGCSMCGELCALKNAEVTLNQFLKGDKI comes from the coding sequence TTGATCAATCAACTAGAGGCGGCCGAAAAGGGAGTCATAACCCCTGAAATGGAGGAAGTGGCCCGCCAGGAAGGTATCTCAGCAGATGTAGTTTTGGAGCGCGTAAAAGAAGGTCAGATAGTAATACTTAAAGGTAGACGAAATGATGAACGTGTAGTTGGAATCGGGTTAGGCCTTCGTACCAAGATCAACGCGTCCATAGGTACTTCAACTGATATTTGTGATTTAGAGCATGAAAAGCGCAAGGCACGCGTAGCAGAGAAGACTGGGGCTGACACCTTGATGGAGCTTTCTGCTGCAGGGGATCTTGATGAAATTCGAAATGCTGTTTTGAACGAGGTCAGTATCCCTGTTGGAAACGTCCCATTGTACCAGGCCTTTTGTGAGACCATAAAGAAGTATAAAGACCCTTCTAAAATGGACCCTGAATACCTTTTTGATCTCATTGAAAGGCAGTGTGAAGACGGTATCGCCTTTATGGCCATCCACTGTGGGATCAATCTCTTTACCATAGAACGTATGAAACACCAGGGGTATAGGTACGGTGGTCTCTGTTCAAAAGGTGGCACCTTAATGATCCAGTGGATGATGAGAAACAACAGGGAAAATCCCCTTTTTGAGCAATTTGAAAGGGTCTGCGATATATTAAAGAAATATGATACGGTGTTAAGTCTTGGAAATGGTATTCGGGCCGGTGCTATTCACGATTCCCTTGATAGGGCCCAGATGGCAGAGCTGGTTTTGAATTGTGAATTAGCCGAACGTGCCAGGGAGCGAGGATGTCAGGCCATGGTTGAAGGGCCGGGGCATGTGCCACTGGATGAAATCGAGGCCAATATCGTGTTGCAAAAGAAGATGTCTAATAACGCTCCATACTATATGCTTGGTCCCCTTCCCTGCGATATTGGAGCAGGGTGGGATCACGTAACAGCAGCTATTGGAGCGGCCCAATCATCTATGTATGGGGCAGATCTCATATGTTACATCACCCCTGCAGAACACCTAGCTCTCCCTGATGAAAAGGATGTAGAGATAGGGGTTAAGGTGGCTCGTCTTGCAGCACACATTGGTGATTGCGTCAAGCTCAAAGGCAGAGCAGACATCCCTGATAAGGAGATAAGTAAGGCCAGGCGTCAATTTAAATGGAAGGATCAGTTCGACAAGATGCTTTTCCCAGAAGACGCTAAGAAAATCCTTGAATCCAGAAGGTCTCTTACCTCAAAGGGATGCTCAATGTGCGGAGAACTATGTGCCCTTAAAAATGCCGAAGTAACCCTGAATCAATTTTTGAAGGGGGATAAAATTTGA